Proteins encoded by one window of Gemmatimonadota bacterium:
- a CDS encoding DUF4389 domain-containing protein, whose translation MDTRDDDPGQSATYPIAVNVQAALEERNRLTTAFRFFLAIPHLLIVGAPVAMVTSLGWSTESGWDFEYGSGGVLGAVAGLGAVIAWFAILFTGRHPEGLWKLGSFYLRWRTRATAYVTLLRDEYPPFGEGPYPAELVLPMPEGERDRLTVALRFFLAIPHLFVVWLLSLGWAFTTALAWLAILITGRYPKSLYGFAIGVLAWTMRVEAYMLLLRDEYPPFTLRA comes from the coding sequence ATGGACACGCGCGACGACGACCCGGGGCAATCGGCAACATATCCGATCGCCGTGAACGTCCAGGCCGCGCTCGAGGAGCGGAACCGGCTGACCACGGCTTTCCGTTTCTTCCTCGCGATCCCGCACCTGCTCATCGTCGGCGCGCCGGTCGCCATGGTCACTTCGCTCGGCTGGAGCACCGAAAGTGGGTGGGATTTCGAGTACGGCTCGGGGGGCGTACTCGGCGCGGTCGCAGGCCTCGGCGCCGTGATCGCGTGGTTCGCAATCCTGTTCACCGGCCGGCATCCGGAGGGGCTCTGGAAGCTGGGGTCGTTCTACCTCCGCTGGCGCACGCGCGCGACTGCCTACGTGACGCTGTTGCGGGACGAGTACCCGCCCTTCGGGGAGGGACCCTATCCCGCCGAACTCGTCCTTCCGATGCCGGAAGGGGAGCGCGACCGCCTGACGGTCGCACTCAGGTTCTTCCTGGCGATTCCGCACCTGTTCGTGGTGTGGCTGCTCAGCCTCGGGTGGGCCTTCACGACGGCGCTGGCGTGGCTGGCGATCCTCATCACCGGGCGCTATCCGAAGTCCCTGTACGGGTTCGCCATCGGGGTGCTCGCCTGGACCATGAGGGTCGAAGCGTACATGCTGCTCCTGCGAGACGAGTACCCGCCCTTCACGCTGCGCGCGTGA